The Stigmatella aurantiaca DW4/3-1 genome contains the following window.
CTCGGCATGGAGCGCGCGAACCTGGGCCTCCAAGGCCGGGAGCCCCTCCACGGCGTGCTGATGGTAATCCTCCCAGTCCTCAGGAGCAGCCTCCCAGAAGACACAGGCCCCAGGCGCCCTGCGCACCCTGCCCTCGCTGAACAAGGGCCAGTGGCCGTTGGTGGCCGTGAAATTCTCCGGGACCCAACCCAGGGCGACATTCGAGAAGTTCACCCGGGCCCAGGAGGGGCTCAGCAGGCCACCCAAGCGCTTTCCCTCATCCCGTAGAACCTGGCGGATGAGGGCCGAGCCCGCCCTGTCTTCCAAGGCGCTGAGCAGGGCGAAGGGAGGCTGGCCGCGCACCCGCTCCTGGTAGCTGGGCGAGTAGGCAGCAAACGCCCGGCTCCACCCTCGGGTCACCGCGGCCAGCCCCGCGGCGACGAGCACGGCCAAGGCCACACGCCAGCCCCGACGGCGGACAGGCGCCGCTTGGACCAGGCTCCCCACCCGGATGCTGGCAACGAGCAGGCCCGCGCAGAGCAGCAGCACCACGGCATGGAAGCTGTACTTGAGGAAGTAGTACCCCACGGGCAGCCCTGCCTTCAGGTAGGCCAGTTGGACCAGCGCGTTGACACCGCCAAACACGAGGGCAAAGTCGATCAGCCTTCGTTCGACGGCCTCTCCCCGGGGGGAGAAGAAGCGCAGCACCAGGAGCCCCACGACACACCAGCCCTGCGTTCGCAGGGCTCGCACGGGATCATGGTGAATCAAACTGCCGTACACGGGCGCCAGCGGGAGAAGCTTCCCGTAGGCGAAGGCGCTCGCCGCCAGGAAGGCGAGCCCCATGAGCCGCGCCAGCCACGCCAGCCGGCGGTGCTCCCGGCCGAAGGAGGAAAATCCCTCCACCAGCGCCAGCACGCCGCCCATGAGGAGAAAATCGCCGAGGTTCAGCCCGTAGGTGTACCGGTAGAGGACCGTGAACACGGCGAGCGCCGCGCAGCGGGCCCAGGCCGCGCGGGGCAACGCGTAGGCCGCCCAGGCCAGGACCAGGGGCACCAGCCCGAAGAGGTGGCCGTAGAAGCCATCGGCCTGGTGGTAGTGCAACAACCGCAGCAACAGGAACGGCCACACGATGACGGTGGCGGCCAGCAGCGCCCCTTGTGCCACGGCACACGCGCGGGACGAGCGCCACAACCGGCCCACCGCGAACTCGAGCGAGGCGGCCAGCACCCCCGCGAGGACGGCGGGCACCAGGTAGAAGCCCGCCCGGAAGCTGGAGAACGTGTCCAGGCCGAACAGCCATCCCAGCCCGTACGTCACCGTGTGGAAGAGGGTGAAGCCCTGGTAGGTGCCAGGCTCGTGGGTGACGAAATCCATTCGCAGCGCGGCGTGATTGCCCGCATCCCCGCCGCCCACCGAGACCAACCCATCCATGACGGGAATCCCCAGCATCCTCCACGTCACCCCCGCTACCACGGCGAGGAACAGCACTTGGAGCAGCGCGAGCCCTCGATGCGTGGGCCAGATGGACTGGCGCGCGAGGGCGCCCCCCACCCCGACGGCGGCCCCCCACAACCCCACGAGGGCACCCACCCACAGCGGCAATCCCAGGGCGGCGCGCAGCACACTTGCCCCCGCGCCGGGCAGCAAGGCCACCAGCACCAGCAAAAAGAGCAGGGCCCCACAGCCTCGGGGGGGCGCTTTCACGGAGGACGAGACCCCTTCCAAGGCCTCTGGGACAGAGCGGTCGAGCGGCATCGGATCAACGGGCCGAAGGCTCGGCCCCATCGGGGGCGGGGCCCTCGGGACGGTCCTGGGTGGGACGCTGGGCCGTCAGGACGGCGAGTTCCTGCGCCAGGCGTTGAATCTGGCTGCGCTGCTCGGCCACCTGAAGGCTCAGCCGGAAGAGCAGCCAGAGCAGCACGATGCACACCATGAAGAAGAGCGCCGAGGGCGCGTAATAGATGCCCATCGCCGAGGCAATGGCGTCGATGGCGCCACGCCAGATGGCCAGCGCGGCGGTGAACACAGACACCATCAGCCAGCTGAAGGTATGGCGCTCCGAGGTCCGCATGCGGCGCGCCGAGACGAGGACCGCGATGGCGAAGCCCGCCGAGAACACCAGGACGATGATGCTGGAGCGGCTCATGGGCTCAGACCGTCCGGAACCGCTCCATGAGGAGCGCAAACGACACCTTGGCCATATAGAAGGCCGAGCGCCAAGGCGTGAGGGAGCTCACCCCCGCGCGCCGCGAGCGCATCTTCACGGGAACCTCCACGATGGGCAGTTGCTGCCGTGAGGCCATCAACACGCTCTCGGGCTCCGGATAGTCATGGGGGAAGTGCGTCGAGAAGAAGCGCACGGCCCGGGGACCGAACCCACGGAAGCCGGATGTCGGATCCGTGATGCGCTGCCGGCACAACGAGGAGAGCAGATGGGAGAGGAACCGGCTGCCCAGGCGCCGCACCCACGTGGACTGGAAGCTGGCCACTCCGGCGAAGCGGCTTCCCACCACCAGCTCCGCCCCCTCATCGAGCGCCTTCAACAAGGCGGGGACGCTCTGCGGGTCATGCTGCCCATCCCCATCCATGCGGAGCGCGCGCGCGTAGCCATGGCGCAACGCATACAGCAGCCCCGTGGCCTCCCCCGCGGCGACGCCCAGGTTGAAGGGATGGCGCACCACGAAGGCCCCCGCTTCGCGGGCACGCTCCGCCGTCGCGTCCCGGGAGCCATCATCCACGACCAGCACCTCCACGGACAGCGGCTGGCCCCGAAGCTCGCGCACCGTGGCGGCGATGCTGGCCTCCTCGTTATAGGCCAGCAGGATGATGAGGGTCCTGGCTCCCATGGCTTTTCCACGGAGCGGTGTACCTCAAACCGTGCGCCATTGCCCAGCCGCAGGCTACGGCCGCGCTCCGAGCCGGGCCTTCAGCTGCTCGGGGTTCGTCAGGGGCCGCTCGCAGGCAAAGCCGCGGCAGACATAGGCCGCCCCTTTCCCCTCCACCGGCTCGCGCCCCTCGAAGAGCTCCTTCAGCACCGCTGGAACCGGGGCTCCCGCCTCCTTCCACCCGACGGCAAAGGTGGGAGCGAAGGCGCGCTGCGCCACCTCCAGCAACGGGGCCACCTGCTCGCGCGTTCCCGCGAAGGTGATGCCCGCCCCCCCATCCAGGAACGTGTCCGCCGCCAACGCCAGGTGCCCATACCCCAGGGGGTTGTCCTCCAGCGCCTTGCGCATCCGGGACAGGTAGCGCTCGGGCAGCTCCAGATGAGACTTGTCCCCCGTCAAGGCGGCCAGGGCGACCTGCGCCTCGGTGAGCGTGGAGGCCCCCGAAGGGAAGGCATTGTCAAAGAGCGAGTAGGTGGCGACCACCAGGTCTTTCTGTCCCTTCGGCGCGGAGAGATAGGCTTGCTTCTCCTCGTCCCAGAAGAGCGCCACGGCCCGCTTCACCAGCGCGGAGGCCGCCTCCAGGTACTTCGCCTCGAAGGTCGCCTGGTAGAGCGCGGTCAGCCCCACCGCGAAGTCCCCATAATCCTCCAGGAAGCCGTCGATGCGCCCCCCGCCCTCCTCGTACGAGCGGCTCAGCCGCGTGCCATCCCACATGTGGGTGAGCACGAAGTCCGCGGACCCAGCCGCCAGCTGCGCCCACTCGGGGCGGCCAAAGACGCGCGAGGCGAACGCCAGCCCCCGGATCATCAACCCATTCCAGCCCGAGAGGATCTTGTCGTCCCGCCCTGGCTTCACGCGCTGCTCCCGGATCCCGAAGAGGGCCTCGCGTGCCGCCGTCAGGGTGCGCTCCAGCGCCTCCTGGGACAGTCCCCGCTCGTGGGCGATCTGCGCCACGGGCACGGCCACCTCCAGCACGGTGGCGCCCTGCTCGAAATTTCCCTGGGGGGTAATCCGGAAGTGGCGCAGCAGGAGGTTGGCGTGCTCGGGCGTGAGCACCGAGCACACCTGCGCCGGGGTCCACACGAAGAACCGGCCCTCCTCGCCCTCGCTGTCCGCGTCCTGCGCGGCGTAGAAGCCGCCGCGCGCATCCGTCATCTCCCGCCGCACGTACTCCGCGGTCTCCTCCACCACCTTGCGCCACAAGGGCCGGGACTCCACCTGCTCGCCCTCGGCGTACAGGTGCAGGAGCTGGGCGTTGTCATAGAGCATCTTCTCGAAGTGTGGCACCCGCCAGCGGTCGTCCACGGCGTAGCGGTGGAAGCCCCCTCCCAGCTGGTCGTAGACGCCCCCGAGCGCCATGCGCTCCAACGTCCGCAGGGCCGCGTCCTTGAGCGGCTCCGGGCCTCCCCGCCGCCAGGCGCGCAGCAGGAAGGACACATTCATGGGATTGGGAAACTTGGGCGCGCCCCCGAAGCCGCCATTGACCGGGTCCACATGGCGCAACATCCGCTCGCCCATCTTCAACACGTCTTCCACCGAGAGCGCCGCCGGGGCCGCCTCCAGGCCATAGGTGGCCAGCTCCCCCAGCCCCTCCCGGAAGTCCGCCGCCTGCCCCAGCACCTTCTCCCGCTGGTTCATCCAGGCGTCATGGAGCGACTCCAGCACCTTGGGAAACCCCGGACGCCCGTACTTGTCCTGCGGTGGGAAGTAGGTGCCCCCATAGAAGGGCCGCAAGTCCGGCGTGAGAAAGACGGTGAGCGGCCAGCCTCCCCCCTGTCCCATGAGCTGCACCACCCCCTGGTAGATCTGATCCAGGTCCGGCCGCTCCTCTCGATCTACTTTGATATTGATGAAATGCGCATTCATGACGCTCGCGATGGCGGGGTCCTCGAAGGACTCATGGGCCATCACATGGCACCAATGACACGCGGAGTACCCCACCGAGAGCAGAATGGGTTTGTCTTCCGCCCGGGCGCGCTCGAGCGCTTCTTCCCCCCAGGGATACCAGTCCACGGGATTGGAGGCGTGCTGCCGCAGGTAGGGCGAATGCTCGCGGGCAAGGCGGTTACCGGAACGGGACGGCGTCTGGGGAGGGGCCATAATCGCTACGGTTCTCAGCAAGAGGAGCCTTTGGAATAGGAACCCCACGGACCAGGAGCAAGCGAGAAAGGGACTTGCAGTGTCATTCCCGGAAACACAAGACCCTTCTGCCCCTGTTCAAGACGCCCTGAGTGCGCTTTGTCCCTGGGCGTGGCCCGCTCCGCCATATTTACCCTGTCCCAGCCAATGAAAACCTGCCTCGCCCTGCTTGCCCTGAGTGCGGCCATCCGGCTCACCCTCGCGCTGGGAACAGATGTCTATTTCGATGAAGCGTATTACTGGCAGTGGTCGCAGCGGCTCGACTGGGGCTATTACGATCATCCGCCCCTGGTCGCGTGGCTCATCGCCGCGCTGGGCATCCGGCCCATGGCGTTGCTCTGTGGGGCGGGCACCGTGGCGGCGGTGTGGGGCCTCGCGCGGGACATCCATGGCGATGCCGCGGTGGCCTGGCGAGCCGCGGCGCTGTGGAGCAGCGTGCCCATTTCCATCCTGTCGGGCGTCTGGGCCACCCCGGACACCCCCTTGCTGCTGTTCTGGACGCTGGCGCTCTGGGCGCTGTGGCGCGAGCGGTGGATTCTGGCGGGCCTCGCCTTGGGGCTCGCGCTCCTGTCGAAGTACTCCGCCATGCTGCTCGGGGTGGCCTTTCTGGCCACCGCCCTGCGGGAGCGGCGGCTGCCCGCGGGGGCCTGGGGGGCGGCGCTGCTGGGCGCGCTGCTGTTCCTGCCCGTGGTGCTGTGGAATGCCCAGCTCGGGTGGGCGGGCTTTTCCTTCCAGCTCAACCATGGGCTGGGCGGCACGGGGGGCCTGAAGTCCTTCGCGGAGTTTCTCGGGGGCCAACTCGCGCTGGGGGGGCCCGTGCTGCTGCCCCTGGCCCTGGTCTATGCCTTCCGGGGCCCCCGGGAGCAGTTCCTCCCGCGCGTGGCGGCGCTGGTCCCCCTGCTCTTCTTCGGGTTCGCGGCGGTCCGCACGCGAGGCGAGGCCAACTGGCCCGCGGTCGCCTATGTGACGGCCTGCATCGGCGTGGCGGGCATGCGGCCCTCCCGGGCGCAGGTGTCGACCGTGGCGGGGCTCGCCGTGGCGCTGGCGGTGACGTCGCACCTGCTCTTTCCCGTGCTGCGCTTCGAGCGGGATGTGCCCCTGGAGCGCACCCAGGGCTGGACCGTGCTCTCGGCGCTCGCCGAGCCCGGACGGCTGTTTCCAGGCACCGAGGCCGGCCACATCGCCGTGGTCTACGCCCCCAACTACCAGCTCGCCTCCCAGGCCGCGCGCTACGCGAGCCTGCCGGTCGACACCGCCGGGAACGCCCGGCAGAGCCAATACGACGCGTGGCCCAGGCCCGCGGTCGCCCCCGGAAAGGACGCCCTCTGGTGCTCGGAGAGGGCCCCCCCGCCCGACGAGCTGGCGGCGCGCTTCACCACCGTGGAGGGCCCCGTGGAACTGCCGGCGGACTTCCATGGGCGCCGGGTCCACACCTTCCTGGTCTGGAGGCTCCGGGAAGCCCGCGAACCCGAAGGGGCCCCCAGCGACACCGTCGACACCCTCCAATAGTTTCACTGGTTATTCAGCTTTTACTCTTTTATATGGACTCTCTTGGCGGTCGCACACCGCTTGGAGGGACCTATCGTGAATACAAGCGTGAGATGGCGCCGGGTTTTCGCTGGGCTGGGGCTGGCCCTGGGGCTGGCGAATGCAGGTGAGACCCAAGCGGCGTGGCGCAGCGTGCTGTATCCCGCCACCTGGAAGCCAGGGGACTCGAACCCGGCCAACTCCGACCAGTTCCTGCACGATTTCTCCTATGCCGGCTACCGCATGCGACAGGCGGAGCCTCCCTTCCGCACGGATCGCATCATCGATGTGACCCAGGCCCCCTATTACGCGAACAACACGGGGGGCGCGGATGTGACGGCGATCCTCCAGCGGGCAATCGACGACGCGGGGGCCCTGAGCGGGGGCGCCGTGGTGTTCCTGCCCAAGGGGACCTACCGGGTCGCCCCGCCTTCGGGGAAGAACGCCGCCCTGACCCTGAACAAGAGCCACGTCGTGCTCCGGGGCCAGGGGCCCACCGCGACGTTCCTCTATAATGATGCCCCCAACATGCGCGGCCGCAGCGTCGTCCGGGTGGGCCCCGCCTCGGCAGGCTCCTGGACGTCCGGCGGCACCTCCACCGTGTCCGCCAGCGCGGACCTGCCCAACCGCACCACGCGCATCCCGCTGACCAGCGTGTCTGGCTTCAGCGTGGGCCAATGGATCGTCCTGCGCACGGACATGACCTCCGCCTTGATCGACGAGCTCGGCATGGCGGGCAAGGGCTGGGAATCCCTGGAGGGCGCCACGTTCTACCGGCAGATCACCGCCATCGACACCGCCGCGAAGACGCTCACGATCGACATCCCCCTGCGCTCCACCCTGAAGACCCGGGACAATGCCCGGGTCTACAAGATTGGCGCCCACATCTCGGAGGTGGGCGTCGAGAACCTGGCGATCGGCATGCGGGAGAACACGACCCCCGGAACGGGCGGAACGGACTTCTCGACGCCCGGCACCGGGGCGTACGAGATGCATGACTCCTTCGCCCTCAAGCTGAACCACACCGTCGATGGGTGGTTGATCAACGTCCGGACCTACCGGCCTGCCTCCAACCTGCAGGACATCCAGGTGCTGTCCAACGGCATCGATCTGTACTTCACCCGCAACATCACCGTGGACAGCTGCGACATCAGCAAGCCCCAGTACAAGGGCGAGGGGGGCAACGGCTACCTGTTCTCCATCCGGGGCAGCGACAACCTCATCAAGGACAGCGCGGCCAACCGGGGGCGGCACAACTTCAACTTCAGGTCGATGAACACCACCGGCAACGTGCTGTTCAATGACCGCATGACCGAAGGCAGCCTGGTGTCGGACTTCCACATGCACCTGAGCGCCGCCAACTTGCTGGACAACGTGACGCTGTATCTGGACTCCGCCGAGGCCGCGGACCGGTCCCCCTATGGGACCACGAAGCACGGCGTCACCAGCACCCAGAGCGTGTTCTGGAACACGAACGGGGCCCAGTACCACCCGAGCACCAACTACATCGTCAAGTCGCAGCAACACGGCTACGGCTATGTGATTGGGGTCCGGGGCAGCGCCACCCGGGTGAACATCCCCACGGGAGGGACAACCGCCCCCACCGACTTCGCGGAGACGAGCGCTCCCGGGACGGAATTGCAGCCCCAATCCCTCTATGTCGACCAGATCGCCAAACGTCTGGGGAGCACGCCGGAGCACGCAGGCGAGGTGTTGATCTACCAGGCCGAGAACCTCCCCCCCAGCAACGCGGGCGATGTGTCCTCGACGAACGTCGAGGCGGGGGCGCTCAATGGCGCGGTCCGGTACCACAACACCAGCGCCGTGGGCGCCAAGGTCACCTACACCCTGTATCCCCGGACGATCGGCACCTTCCGGGTGCAGGTGCGGACGAAGAAGAACAATGGCCGGGGGCAGTACCAGCTCGACATCGATGGGGCCAAGCAGGGCCCGGTGCAGGACGACTACTCCAGCACCACGGCCTGGGCAGAAGCGGACCTGGGAACGGTGAGCTTCCCAGACCTCAACCCGCGCGTCTTCACCTTCACCACCACCGGCAAGAACGCCGCCAGCAGCGGCTTCAACGTCGCCGTCGACGCCATCCAGCTCACCCGCCAATAGCCGTCCCCTCCCCGCCCAGCACGAAGAAGACCATGTTCAGACACCGGTTCCATCCCTTGGTACTGTTCAGCTTGCTGCTCACCTCCCCTGCCATCGCCTCGGAGGAAGCAGCATCCGTGCGGCCATCGCCTGGACTCCAGGCCGTGACCGGCACCCAGTTCCTCAACCCGGATGCGTTCCTGGGCGGCTATGCGGACCCCGCCTGGTACCGGAAGAACATCCCCTTCTTCGAGGCGCCCGACCGGGAGATCCAGGACGTCTATTACTACCGCTGGTACGCCTTCCTTCAGCACCTGCGGTACGCCACGCCCGGCGTGGGCTACATCGTGAACGAGTTCGTCAACGCCGTGTGGTACTCGCAAAAGTTCGACACCATCAGCGCCGCGGCCGGACACCACATCTACGAGGCCCGCTGGCTCCGGGATCCGCGCTACCTCGATGACTACCAGACGTTCTGGCTCCGGGGCGGGGGCAGCGCGCGGCAGTACAGCTTCTGGGCCGCGGACGCCTATTACGCCCGCTACCTGGTCAACGGCGACGCGGCGTTCCTCAAGGACTTGCTGCCCGAGCTGACCGAGAACTTCGACGCCTGGTCAGACCACTACGAGCCCTCCGTGGGCCTCTACTGGCAGGTACCCGTCTGGGATGCGTCCGAGTTCACCATCGGCTCGTACCAGACGAATGACCCGTACCACGGCGGGAAGGGGTACCGTCCCTCCCTCAACGCCTACCAGTACGGCGACGCCACGGCCATCGCGCGCATTGCCCGCCTCACCGGCAACACGGCGCTCGAGACCCAGTTCCTCAACCGCGCCGCCGCGATCAAGGCCACCACCCAGCAGAAGCTGTGGGATCCGTCGCGGAAGTTCTTCTTTCACATGATGCGGGACAACCAGGCCCAGGCCTACCCCCAGCCCGAGGGGACCCTGCTCGACGGCCGGGAGCACTTCGGCTTCGTGCCCTGGTACTTCAACATGCCCGACGCCTCGTACTCGGAGGCCTGGTCCGCGCTGATCGATCCCCAGGGCTTCGCCGCGACCTACGGGCCCACCACCGCCGAGCGGCGGCACCGCCTGTTCATGAAGGACGCCCTCAGCGGTTGCTGCCGCTGGAATGGGGTCTCCTGGCCGTTCGCCACCAGCCAGGTGCTCACCGCGTTCGCCAACCTGCTCAACAACTACAGCCAGTCCTATGTCACCCGGGACGACTACTTCCGGGTGCTCCGGGGCTATGCCCTCTCGCAGTACAAGAATGGCCGGCCCTACGTGGCCGAGGCGCTCCATGCCGACACCGGGCAGTGGATCTACGACGGCGTCGGGCACAGCGAGCACTACAACCACTCGACCTACAACGACCTCGTCATCTCCGGGCTGGTGGGCATCCGTCCGCGCGCCGACAACACCTTCGAGGTGAACCCGCTCGTGCCCAGCTCGTGGGCCTACTTCCTGCTCGAGAACGTCCCCTACCACGGCCACCTGATGACCGTGCTGTATGACCGGGACGGCACGCGCTACGGACAGGGCCGGGGGCTGCGCGTGTACCAGGACGGCGTCCTGCTGGGCAGCGCGGCCACGCTCCAGCGGCTGACGGTGCCCATGGCCGCGCCCATCGCCCCCGAGCGGCCCGCGCGGCTGGAGAACTTCGCCGCCAATGCCTACACCCGCGGCTACCCGGTGGCCTCCGCCTCCTACACCAACAGCATCGATGACGCGCAGCGCGTGCTCGATGGGCGGATCTACTACGACGACATCCCCAACAGCCGCTGGACCAACTACCAGTCGCCCAACGCGAGCGACTGGCTGGCGGTGGATTTCGGCACCGTCCGGAGCGTGTCCGAGGTGCGGCTCTACCTTTATCATGATGGGGGCGGGGTCAAGCCGCCGGCCAGCTATGACGTGCAGTCCTGGAATGGAACCGCCTGGGCCTCCCTCGCGGGGCAGGCCAAGAGCCCCGCCACGCCCGCGGGCGACGCCCTCAATCAGGTCTCCTTCCCCGCCGTCAACACCCGGAAGATCCGCGTGGTCTTCCAGAATCCCGCCGGCGCCAAGGTGGGCGTCACGGAGCTGGAGGCCTGGGGGCCCGCGGCCAGCAGCTTCACGGAGACCTTCGACGCCAACGCCTCCCGGTGGACGACGTACGGCGGCGCCTGGTCGGTGGCCAACGGCCAGTACTCCGTCGCGACGTCCGGTGGAAAGGCCGTCGCCAACTCGACCCGCTTCTCGGACTTCACCTTCTCGGCCCGGGTGACCATCACGCCTCCCGGCGACGCGGGGCTCCTCTTCCACGTCACCAACCCGGAGCCCGGCAACGACGCGCACAATGGCTACTACGTGGGGCTCGTTCCCAGCTCGGGCGAGGTCGTCCTCGGCAAGATGAACGGCTCCTGGCAGCAGCTCAAGAGCGCCCCCGCCTCCATCCGGGCGAACACGGCCCACCTCGTCAAGGTCGTCGCGCAGCAGGGCTCCCTGCACGTGTACGTGGATGATCTGCTCACCCCGAAGCTGACCTTCGAGGACACCACCTTCACGGAGGGCGCCATCGGCCTGCGCGCGTACCAGGCCGCCGCGCGCTTCGATGACCTCCAGGTCTCGAGCCGCCTGCTCGCCGAGGCCGAGAGCGGCACCGTCACCCATGCGGTCATCAACTCCAACGCCTCGGCCTCGGGGGGCCGGTACGTGGGAGAGCTCGACTACGCCGACAGCGCCGTCGAGCTGCGCGGCCTCGCGGTGGCCAAGGCGGGCCGGTACACGGTGCGCATCACCTATGCCAATGGCACCAGCGGCAACAGCAGCCACCTCCTCTCCGTGAATGGGGGCGCGCCCCAGTCCGTGGTCTACACGCCCACCGGGGGTTGGGCGCGGTTCAGCACCGTCACGGCCGGGGTCACCCTGCGCAGCGGAACCAACACCCTGCGCTTCACCAAGGGAGAGCAATTCGCGGAACTCGACGTCATCGAGATCATCCCCAGGCTCTGAGCCAGGGCCGCCGCGGCCCGGACGGCACCGGGTCGCATGCCCAACAGGCGCGTTGCGTGACGGCGGCATCGGTCACGCAACGCGCGAGCGCTCGGCTACCATGGAGGGCCGGTTGAACGCTCTGTCCT
Protein-coding sequences here:
- a CDS encoding DUF2304 domain-containing protein, which encodes MSRSSIIVLVFSAGFAIAVLVSARRMRTSERHTFSWLMVSVFTAALAIWRGAIDAIASAMGIYYAPSALFFMVCIVLLWLLFRLSLQVAEQRSQIQRLAQELAVLTAQRPTQDRPEGPAPDGAEPSAR
- a CDS encoding glycosyltransferase family 2 protein — protein: MGARTLIILLAYNEEASIAATVRELRGQPLSVEVLVVDDGSRDATAERAREAGAFVVRHPFNLGVAAGEATGLLYALRHGYARALRMDGDGQHDPQSVPALLKALDEGAELVVGSRFAGVASFQSTWVRRLGSRFLSHLLSSLCRQRITDPTSGFRGFGPRAVRFFSTHFPHDYPEPESVLMASRQQLPIVEVPVKMRSRRAGVSSLTPWRSAFYMAKVSFALLMERFRTV
- a CDS encoding thioredoxin domain-containing protein gives rise to the protein MAPPQTPSRSGNRLAREHSPYLRQHASNPVDWYPWGEEALERARAEDKPILLSVGYSACHWCHVMAHESFEDPAIASVMNAHFINIKVDREERPDLDQIYQGVVQLMGQGGGWPLTVFLTPDLRPFYGGTYFPPQDKYGRPGFPKVLESLHDAWMNQREKVLGQAADFREGLGELATYGLEAAPAALSVEDVLKMGERMLRHVDPVNGGFGGAPKFPNPMNVSFLLRAWRRGGPEPLKDAALRTLERMALGGVYDQLGGGFHRYAVDDRWRVPHFEKMLYDNAQLLHLYAEGEQVESRPLWRKVVEETAEYVRREMTDARGGFYAAQDADSEGEEGRFFVWTPAQVCSVLTPEHANLLLRHFRITPQGNFEQGATVLEVAVPVAQIAHERGLSQEALERTLTAAREALFGIREQRVKPGRDDKILSGWNGLMIRGLAFASRVFGRPEWAQLAAGSADFVLTHMWDGTRLSRSYEEGGGRIDGFLEDYGDFAVGLTALYQATFEAKYLEAASALVKRAVALFWDEEKQAYLSAPKGQKDLVVATYSLFDNAFPSGASTLTEAQVALAALTGDKSHLELPERYLSRMRKALEDNPLGYGHLALAADTFLDGGAGITFAGTREQVAPLLEVAQRAFAPTFAVGWKEAGAPVPAVLKELFEGREPVEGKGAAYVCRGFACERPLTNPEQLKARLGARP
- a CDS encoding ArnT family glycosyltransferase, yielding MKTCLALLALSAAIRLTLALGTDVYFDEAYYWQWSQRLDWGYYDHPPLVAWLIAALGIRPMALLCGAGTVAAVWGLARDIHGDAAVAWRAAALWSSVPISILSGVWATPDTPLLLFWTLALWALWRERWILAGLALGLALLSKYSAMLLGVAFLATALRERRLPAGAWGAALLGALLFLPVVLWNAQLGWAGFSFQLNHGLGGTGGLKSFAEFLGGQLALGGPVLLPLALVYAFRGPREQFLPRVAALVPLLFFGFAAVRTRGEANWPAVAYVTACIGVAGMRPSRAQVSTVAGLAVALAVTSHLLFPVLRFERDVPLERTQGWTVLSALAEPGRLFPGTEAGHIAVVYAPNYQLASQAARYASLPVDTAGNARQSQYDAWPRPAVAPGKDALWCSERAPPPDELAARFTTVEGPVELPADFHGRRVHTFLVWRLREAREPEGAPSDTVDTLQ
- a CDS encoding glycoside hydrolase family 55 protein — encoded protein: MNTSVRWRRVFAGLGLALGLANAGETQAAWRSVLYPATWKPGDSNPANSDQFLHDFSYAGYRMRQAEPPFRTDRIIDVTQAPYYANNTGGADVTAILQRAIDDAGALSGGAVVFLPKGTYRVAPPSGKNAALTLNKSHVVLRGQGPTATFLYNDAPNMRGRSVVRVGPASAGSWTSGGTSTVSASADLPNRTTRIPLTSVSGFSVGQWIVLRTDMTSALIDELGMAGKGWESLEGATFYRQITAIDTAAKTLTIDIPLRSTLKTRDNARVYKIGAHISEVGVENLAIGMRENTTPGTGGTDFSTPGTGAYEMHDSFALKLNHTVDGWLINVRTYRPASNLQDIQVLSNGIDLYFTRNITVDSCDISKPQYKGEGGNGYLFSIRGSDNLIKDSAANRGRHNFNFRSMNTTGNVLFNDRMTEGSLVSDFHMHLSAANLLDNVTLYLDSAEAADRSPYGTTKHGVTSTQSVFWNTNGAQYHPSTNYIVKSQQHGYGYVIGVRGSATRVNIPTGGTTAPTDFAETSAPGTELQPQSLYVDQIAKRLGSTPEHAGEVLIYQAENLPPSNAGDVSSTNVEAGALNGAVRYHNTSAVGAKVTYTLYPRTIGTFRVQVRTKKNNGRGQYQLDIDGAKQGPVQDDYSSTTAWAEADLGTVSFPDLNPRVFTFTTTGKNAASSGFNVAVDAIQLTRQ
- a CDS encoding MGH1-like glycoside hydrolase domain-containing protein yields the protein MFRHRFHPLVLFSLLLTSPAIASEEAASVRPSPGLQAVTGTQFLNPDAFLGGYADPAWYRKNIPFFEAPDREIQDVYYYRWYAFLQHLRYATPGVGYIVNEFVNAVWYSQKFDTISAAAGHHIYEARWLRDPRYLDDYQTFWLRGGGSARQYSFWAADAYYARYLVNGDAAFLKDLLPELTENFDAWSDHYEPSVGLYWQVPVWDASEFTIGSYQTNDPYHGGKGYRPSLNAYQYGDATAIARIARLTGNTALETQFLNRAAAIKATTQQKLWDPSRKFFFHMMRDNQAQAYPQPEGTLLDGREHFGFVPWYFNMPDASYSEAWSALIDPQGFAATYGPTTAERRHRLFMKDALSGCCRWNGVSWPFATSQVLTAFANLLNNYSQSYVTRDDYFRVLRGYALSQYKNGRPYVAEALHADTGQWIYDGVGHSEHYNHSTYNDLVISGLVGIRPRADNTFEVNPLVPSSWAYFLLENVPYHGHLMTVLYDRDGTRYGQGRGLRVYQDGVLLGSAATLQRLTVPMAAPIAPERPARLENFAANAYTRGYPVASASYTNSIDDAQRVLDGRIYYDDIPNSRWTNYQSPNASDWLAVDFGTVRSVSEVRLYLYHDGGGVKPPASYDVQSWNGTAWASLAGQAKSPATPAGDALNQVSFPAVNTRKIRVVFQNPAGAKVGVTELEAWGPAASSFTETFDANASRWTTYGGAWSVANGQYSVATSGGKAVANSTRFSDFTFSARVTITPPGDAGLLFHVTNPEPGNDAHNGYYVGLVPSSGEVVLGKMNGSWQQLKSAPASIRANTAHLVKVVAQQGSLHVYVDDLLTPKLTFEDTTFTEGAIGLRAYQAAARFDDLQVSSRLLAEAESGTVTHAVINSNASASGGRYVGELDYADSAVELRGLAVAKAGRYTVRITYANGTSGNSSHLLSVNGGAPQSVVYTPTGGWARFSTVTAGVTLRSGTNTLRFTKGEQFAELDVIEIIPRL